In Musa acuminata AAA Group cultivar baxijiao chromosome BXJ3-9, Cavendish_Baxijiao_AAA, whole genome shotgun sequence, a single genomic region encodes these proteins:
- the LOC135649644 gene encoding multiple C2 domain and transmembrane region protein 16-like: MASMARKLVVEVMEAHDLLPKDGMGTSSPYVVVDFDGQRRKTQTVLRNLSPTWNEALEFNVIGPVDDAGEPVEVEVYHDRRVGPSRRNNFLGRVRIDSRKVVKKGEEAVESFPVEKKSFFSWVRGDIYLKVYYVDEPVPEPKPPAPPSEAAPKSDERPPPAEAVNMDAGKTDAPVTVQPTEAAEQAPDTAAPESEKSPPPPPPPEEPPVAAAETEKPKESDAPPPVTENGGTGNPAETAEANPSPLPEPSTEAPPPPPEPEKESTPNWVPQPRQMAPPARSHQAMERSKYDLVDKMQYLFVRVVRARKLPGNAKPHVRVAAYGRHVSTRTARRSVFFEWNQTFAFVRDASAAAADPSALEISVWDLPPFSDLNDEEEEHFLGGVRFDVAEVPLRDPPDSPLAPQWYRLEGGRGRGGDLMLASWVGTQADDSFPHAWKADAPTSHAGSHSKVYVSPKLWYIRATVIEAQDTVPSPIKEHAVYVRAALGFQVLKTRNAVSRNGAPPSWNEDLLFVEAEPFGEDQKLVISLELRHGKDAIVLGSASILLSTIERRVDDRKVASRWLDLLPTSEEAQAKKGRRPVHGFRLHVRVCFDGGYHVSDEPQHAESDYRPSARQLWRSPVGVVEVGIIGCRGLLPVRTVDGKGTTDAYAVAKYGPKWARTRTAANSFDPAWNEQYTWPVYDPCTVLTVAVFDQSDDGKDATSRPMGKVRIRLSTLETNRIYRGSYPLVMLLPSGVKRMGEIELAVRFSRAGSALDLLHVYGQPMLPAMHHLRPIPAAQREPLRLAAARIVAAHLGRSEPSLQREVALWVLDPAAEPRGYSMRRVRANWYRIVAALSWVADVARWVEDTRAWRNATTTLLVHGVLVLLVWFPELGAPTVAVHVAVVGAWRYRRRARGPVPHPCLRASQAEAVEREELDEEFDPVPSARGPEVVRARYDRMRGVAARFQAMLGDVAAQVERVQALVTWRDPRATGMFVALCFLLAVALYVVPARMAVVAAGFYYLRHPMFRDRLPPAAVNFYRRLPSLADRII, translated from the coding sequence ATGGCCTCCATGGCCAGGAAGCTCGTAGTGGAGGTGATGGAAGCTCACGATCTACTTCCAAAGGATGGCATGGGAACGTCGAGCCCGTACGTGGTCGTCGACTTCGACGGGCAGCGGAGGAAGACGCAGACGGTACTGCGCAATCTCAGCCCCACGTGGAACGAGGCCCTCGAGTTCAATGTCATCGGCCCCGTCGACGACGCCGGAGAGCCAGTTGAGGTCGAGGTGTACCACGACCGGAGGGTCGGGCCGAGCCGGAGGAACAATTTTCTTGGGCGGGTGCGGATTGACTCGAGGAAGGTGGTGAAGAAGGGGGAGGAGGCCGTCGAGAGCTTCCCGGTGGAGAAGAAGAGCTTCTTCAGCTGGGTCCGGGGCGACATCTACCTAAAAGTGTATTACGTTGACGAACCGGTTCCCGAACCGAAACCGCCCGCGCCGCCGAGTGAGGCTGCACCAAAGTCGGACGAGCGACCGCCGCCGGCTGAGGCTGTTAACATGGATGCCGGAAAGACGGATGCACCGGTGACGGTGCAGCCGACGGAGGCTGCTGAGCAAGCTCCCGATACAGCCGCGCCGGAATCAGAaaagtcgccgccgccgccgccaccaccagaGGAGCCACCGGTAGCTGCAGCAGAGACCGAGAAGCCAAAGGAATCCGACGCTCCACCTCCAGTGACGGAGAATGGCGGCACGGGGAATCCAGCGGAGACGGCCGAAGCGAATCCGTCACCTCTGCCGGAGCCTAGCACGGAAGCTCCGCCTCCGCCACCGGAACCGGAGAAGGAGTCCACCCCGAACTGGGTCCCCCAGCCCCGACAAATGGCGCCGCCGGCGCGAAGCCACCAGGCCATGGAGCGCAGTAAGTACGACCTCGTGGACAAGATGCAATATCTGTTCGTCCGCGTCGTCCGGGCCCGGAAGCTTCCCGGCAACGCCAAACCTCACGTCCGGGTGGCCGCCTACGGTCGCCACGTCAGCACAAGAACCGCTCGGCGATCGGTCTTCTTCGAGTGGAACCAGACATTCGCCTTCGTGCGCGACGCCTCCGCCGCCGCGGCTGACCCATCCGCCCTCGAAATCTCCGTGTGGGATCTCCCCCCGTTCTCCGATCTcaacgacgaggaggaggagcacTTCCTGGGCGGAGTGCGATTTGACGTCGCAGAGGTCCCACTGCGGGATCCTCCCGACAGCCCGCTGGCCCCGCAGTGGTACCGCCTCGAGGGCGGCCGCGGCCGCGGCGGCGACCTAATGCTCGCCTCATGGGTCGGCACACAGGCGGACGATTCCTTCCCCCACGCGTGGAAGGCCGACGCCCCGACGAGCCACGCCGGCTCCCACTCCAAGGTCTACGTCTCCCCCAAACTCTGGTACATCCGTGCCACCGTCATCGAGGCCCAGGACACTGTGCCGTCGCCCATCAAGGAACACGCCGTCTACGTCAGGGCAGCGCTTGGGTTCCAGGTGTTGAAGACGCGAAACGCCGTTAGCCGTAATGGCGCGCCGCCGTCGTGGAATGAAGATCTCCTCTTCGTGGAGGCCGAGCCCTTCGGTGAGGATCAGAAGCTGGTCATTTCCCTCGAGCTCCGCCACGGGAAGGACGCCATCGTGCTCGGGTCCGCTTCCATCCTGCTCTCCACCATCGAGCGCCGCGTGGACGACCGCAAGGTCGCCTCTAGGTGGCTCGACCTGCTGCCCACTTCCGAAGAAGCGCAGGCGAAGAAGGGGCGGAGGCCCGTCCACGGGTTCCGGTTGCACGTGCGGGTGTGCTTCGACGGTGGATACCACGTGTCCGACGAGCCGCAGCACGCCGAGAGCGACTACCGGCCGTCGGCGCGGCAGCTGTGGCGATCACCGGTGGGCGTCGTCGAGGTCGGGATCATCGGGTGCAGGGGCCTACTCCCCGTGCGGACTGTCGACGGAAAGGGGACTACCGATGCGTACGCAGTCGCCAAGTACGGGCCCAAGTGGGCGCGGACCCGCACCGCTGCGAACAGCTTCGACCCGGCCTGGAACGAGCAGTACACGTGGCCCGTCTATGATCCATGCACCGTCCTCACTGTGGCCGTTTTCGACCAATCGGACGATGGAAAGGACGCCACGTCGCGCCCGATGGGGAAGGTGCGGATCCGGCTCTCCACGCTGGAGACGAATCGGATCTACCGCGGATCCTATCCGCTAGTGATGCTGCTGCCCTCCGGGGTGAAGCGGATGGGGGAGATCGAGCTCGCCGTGCGCTTCTCCCGCGCCGGGTCCGCTCTGGACCTTCTCCACGTGTACGGCCAGCCGATGCTGCCGGCGATGCACCACCTTCGACCGATCCCGGCGGCGCAACGGGAGCCGCTCCGCCTCGCGGCAGCGCGGATCGTGGCGGCGCACCTGGGGAGGTCGGAGCCGTCGCTGCAGCGGGAGGTGGCGCTCTGGGTGCTGGATCCGGCGGCGGAACCGCGCGGGTACAGCATGCGGCGGGTCCGCGCCAACTGGTACCGGATCGTGGCGGCGCTCTCGTGGGTGGCCGACGTGGCCAGGTGGGTCGAGGACACGAGGGCGTGGCGGAACGCAACGACCACCCTGCTGGTCCACGGGGTGCTGGTGCTGCTGGTGTGGTTCCCGGAACTGGGGGCGCCGACGGTGGCGGTCCACGTGGCGGTGGTCGGGGCGTGGAGGTACCGGCGGCGGGCGCGGGGTCCGGTGCCGCACCCGTGCCTGAGGGCGTCGCAGGCGGAGGCGGTGGAGCGGGAAGAGCTGGACGAGGAGTTCGACCCGGTGCCGAGCGCGCGGGGGCCGGAGGTGGTGCGGGCGCGGTACGACCGGATGCGAGGGGTGGCAGCGAGGTTCCAGGCGATGCTGGGGGACGTGGCGGCGCAGGTGGAGCGGGTGCAGGCGCTGGTGACGTGGAGGGACCCGCGGGCGACAGGAATGTTCGTGGCTCTGTGCTTCTTGTTGGCGGTGGCACTGTACGTCGTGCCGGCGAGGATGGCGGTGGTGGCGGCGGGGTTCTACTACCTGCGGCATCCCATGTTCCGGGACCGCCTGCCGCCAGCGGCCGTCAACTTCTACCGCCGCCTGCCGTCGCTGGCTGACAGGATCATATGA
- the LOC103997557 gene encoding inactive protein RESTRICTED TEV MOVEMENT 2 codes for MEKSYEVFTPSFEWIRGKAADTLRVRLQGFEKNQIKVQADNEGGLRITGERPLGGNRWSRLWQDFAVPEDCNVEAMQAKFQEETLWVTLPKREAQKGKELLLNAAVAVLVFLGLALYHVREMWTKRSS; via the exons ATGGAAAAATCCTACGAAGTGTTCACTCCATCTTTCGAATGGATTCGAGGAAAGGCCGCCGACACTCTCCGCGTTCGTCTCCAAG GATTCGAGAAGAATCAGATCAAGGTGCAAGCTGACAACGAGGGCGGCCTGAGGATCACCGGTGAACGACCACTAGGTGGGAATCGATGGAGCAGACTGTGGCAGGACTTCGCAGTGCCCGAGGACTGCAATGTCGAAGCCATGCAAGCTAAGTTCCAGGAGGAGACTCTCTGGGTTACTCTCCCAAAGCGCGAAGCGCAGAAGGGGAAGGAGTTGCTGTTGAATGCGGCTGTGGCCGTCCTGGTGTTTCTTGGTCTTGCGCTGTATCATGTGAGGGAGATGTGGACTAAGAGATCAAGCTAG